One segment of Methanolinea mesophila DNA contains the following:
- a CDS encoding restriction endonuclease has protein sequence MRDRTKVFMVRAGRDGEDEEYVLNHNLAMIGFREFPSLEGKKEYNEVYNLIQETNPDLKPRTIGNFAGQLGNFAIAMKEGDIVVLPRKLTSQVALGKVIGPYRYLKIDNEYRHTRAVKWIRPEIARTVFLQDLLYSFGSALTVCNISRNDAERRIEAVLNGKPDPGFLGETSNRLQGATFPIEEEESSSPNLADLAHDQIVSRIQSRFSGHALARLVEAVLKAEGWTTKFSPAGPDGGVDIFAGRGSLGLDQPRLCVQVKSQINPCDVTVYRTLQGSMQTFKAEQGLLVCWGGFNKAVQVESKQGYFSVRLWESRDLVEAIYRNYELLPAEIQAELPLKRVWMLVVDESDE, from the coding sequence ATGAGAGATCGGACTAAAGTCTTTATGGTGCGAGCCGGACGTGATGGAGAGGATGAAGAATATGTCCTTAATCACAACCTGGCGATGATTGGTTTTAGAGAATTTCCTTCATTAGAAGGTAAGAAGGAATATAACGAAGTATACAACCTTATCCAAGAAACGAACCCCGATCTTAAACCTCGAACCATAGGTAACTTTGCCGGGCAGCTTGGAAATTTTGCTATCGCAATGAAGGAAGGGGATATCGTTGTTCTTCCTCGGAAACTAACATCACAAGTTGCATTAGGAAAAGTAATAGGTCCTTATCGTTACCTTAAAATTGATAACGAATATCGCCATACACGAGCAGTCAAGTGGATCCGCCCTGAAATCGCCCGAACTGTGTTCCTTCAAGACCTGCTTTACTCATTTGGTTCGGCCCTTACAGTTTGTAATATCTCTCGAAATGATGCAGAAAGACGGATTGAAGCAGTGTTAAATGGCAAACCAGATCCCGGTTTTTTGGGTGAAACGAGTAATCGACTGCAAGGTGCCACGTTCCCTATTGAAGAGGAAGAGTCAAGTTCACCGAATCTTGCGGATCTTGCACACGATCAAATTGTCTCTCGAATTCAAAGTCGCTTTTCTGGACATGCACTTGCTCGATTAGTAGAAGCCGTCCTGAAGGCTGAGGGATGGACTACGAAATTTTCACCTGCAGGACCTGATGGGGGAGTAGATATTTTCGCAGGACGTGGTTCATTAGGTCTTGATCAACCACGTCTTTGTGTCCAAGTGAAATCTCAAATAAATCCCTGTGATGTGACGGTTTATCGAACCCTGCAAGGTTCAATGCAGACATTTAAGGCAGAACAGGGATTGTTGGTTTGTTGGGGCGGATTTAATAAAGCAGTCCAAGTTGAATCCAAGCAAGGGTATTTCTCTGTACGACTTTGGGAAAGTCGTGATTTAGTCGAGGCTATTTACAGAAATTATGAACTTCTTCCAGCGGAGATTCAGGCAGAATTGCCTTTAAAACGGGTGTGGATGCTCGTAGTTGATGAGTCGGATGAATGA